One window of Papaver somniferum cultivar HN1 unplaced genomic scaffold, ASM357369v1 unplaced-scaffold_5, whole genome shotgun sequence genomic DNA carries:
- the LOC113342953 gene encoding major latex protein 15-like: MAHHGVSGLVGKLVTELEVHCNADAYYKIFKHQEDVPKAMPHLYTGGKVISGDATRSGCIKEWNYILEGKALIAVEETTHDDETRTLTHRITGGDLTKDYKKFVKIVEVNPKPNGHGSIVTVSLVYEKMNEGSPTPFNYLQFVHQTIVGLNSHICAS; the protein is encoded by the exons ATGGCGCATCATGGTGTTTCAGGTCTAGTTGGGAAACTTGTAACTGAATTGGAGGTCCATTGCAATGCTGACGCATACTATAAAATCTTTAAGCACCAAGAAGATGTACCAAAGGCAATGCCTCATCTTTACACTGGCGGGAAAGTTATCAGTGGAGATGCAACCCGTTCTGGTTGTATCAAGGAATGGAACTACATTCTTG AGGGTAAGGCGCTGATCGCAGTGGAGGAAACAACACATGACGATGAAACAAGGACCTTAACACACCGCATAACTGGAGGAGACTTGACAAAGGATTACAAAAAGTTCGTTAAGATcgttgaagttaatccaaagcCTAATGGACATGGAAGCATTGTGACTGTATCCCTTGTGTATGAGAAAATGAACGAGGGTTCTCCAACTCCCTTTAATTATCTACAATTTGTCCATCAGACCATTGTAGGCTTGAATTCTCACATCTGCGCTTCTTAG